A genome region from Arachis duranensis cultivar V14167 chromosome 6, aradu.V14167.gnm2.J7QH, whole genome shotgun sequence includes the following:
- the LOC107495075 gene encoding shewanella-like protein phosphatase 2 encodes MGGEEEAETQTSICKDAPNLLSFFVDTFVDFSVSGLFLLPTPPLQNPNPSISRSLPPLPTRLPSPSRLIAVGDLHGDLDKTKQALRLAGLIDASDRYVGGSATVVQVGDVLDRGGDELKILYFLEKLKREAARSGGKIITMNGNHEIMNIEGDFRFVTKTALDEFRVWEQWFSVGNKMKGLCQGLETPTDPFKGVPMSFHGVKREFFDGFRARVAALRPNGPISSRFLSQNVTVLVVGDSLFVHGGLLPQHVDYGLERINEEVRDWINGSSGKFSPQYCRGRNAVVWLRKFSNEVAQNCDCATLEHVLKTVPGAKRMIMGHTIQTAGINGACENRAIRIDVGMSRGCGGGLPEVLEISKNSGLRILTSNPLYQNMGNAGLNVGKEELLIPAHGGLREVEVKA; translated from the coding sequence ATGGGAGGGGAAGAAGAGGCCGAGACCCAAACCTCCATCTGCAAAGACGCTCCCAATCTCCTCTCATTCTTCGTTGACACCTTCGTCGACTTCTCAGTCAGTGGCCTCTTCCTCCTCCCGACGCCGCCGCTACAAAACCCTAACCCTTCAATTTCCCGCTCCCTACCGCCATTACCCACCCGGCTGCCCTCTCCGAGCCGCCTGATCGCCGTCGGCGATCTCCACGGCGACCTCGACAAGACGAAGCAGGCGCTACGCCTGGCCGGCCTTATCGACGCCTCTGACCGCTACGTAGGGGGCTCCGCCACCGTCGTCCAGGTCGGCGATGTCCTTGACCGCGGCGGCGACGAGCTCAAGATCCTCTACTTCCTCGAGAAGCTGAAACGCGAGGCGGCCCGCAGCGGCGGCAAGATCATCACCATGAACGGCAACCACGAGATCATGAACATTGAGGGTGATTTCCGCTTTGTAACGAAAACAGCTCTAGATGAATTTAGGGTTTGGGAGCAGTGGTTCAGTGTTGGTAACAAAATGAAGGGCCTCTGCCAAGGTTTAGAAACCCCCACAGACCCCTTCAAAGgggttccgatgtcatttcacGGTGTGAAAAGAGAGTTCTTCGACGGGTTTCGAGCCCGGGTTGCGGCCCTGCGGCCTAACGGCCCAATTTCGAGTAGGTTTCTGTCGCAGAATGTAACTGTCTTGGTTGTTGGGGATTCCCTTTTTGTTCACGGAGGGTTGTTGCCGCAGCATGTTGATTACGGTTTGGAGAGGATCAATGAGGAAGTTAGGGATTGGATTAATGGCTCCTCGGGGAAGTTTTCGCCGCAGTATTGCAGGGGGAGGAACGCTGTCGTTTGGTTGAGGAAATTCTCAAATGAGGTTGCTCAGAATTGCGATTGTGCGACTCTTGAGCATGTTCTGAAGACGGTCCCTGGTGCGAAGAGGATGATCATGGGACACACAATTCAGACGGCTGGTATTAATGGTGCCTGCGAGAACAGAGCTATTCGGATCGATGTGGGCATGTCGAGGGGGTGTGGTGGTGGTTTgcctgaggttttggagataaGTAAGAATTCTGGATTGCGGATATTGACTTCGAATCCATTGTACCAGAATATGGGCAATGCTGGGTTGAATGTGGGTAAGGAAGAATTGTTGATTCCTGCACATGGTGGACTTAGGGAGGTAGAAGTTAAAGCTTGA